The nucleotide sequence GCGGTTCGTCACCGGCTCCACAAAGGACTCTTCGAGACCGATCCCGCGTGCCTCACGGGTGCGCTGCATCGCCATCATGTGCATGTAGGTGTGCCACACCTCGTCGATATGGGACTGCTGGACGACTTCCTTGACCTCGTAGCGGTCGACACCGGGGAAGACGCCGTGCGCGAGCTTCTCGAAGGTCGGGTTCGCCACGTGTTCCTCGGCGGCGATGACGCGCTCGTTGTAGGCGATCCACGCCAGCGTGTTGACGAGCAGCCGCTGCTCGTCCGACGCTTCGAGGAACCGCGGGTGCTCCGAGAACGGCATGAGGTGCAGCGGGTAGTCCAGCAGGCTGGGATCGTATTCGCCGGGGTTGACCACTCCGGCCATGTCGGTGCGGATGGTCGCGCGCTTGGGCCAGGCCGCTGCCAGCCTGCGCAGCATGCTCGGTCCGACGTGGGTCTCCGCAAGCTCGATGGGATGCATCGTCATCTCTCTCCTGTCGCGAAGTTCGGGGTCACCAGGTCTTCGACGCGGACGAACTCGAGTCCGCGGGCCAGTAGTCCTTCGATCACCGACGGCAAGGCGGTGACGGTCTGGGAACGGTCGCCGCCACCGTCGTGCATCAGCACGATCGAGCCGGGAATCGTTTGCCGCAGCACGGTTCGCGCGATCACCTCCGGGCCGGGCATCGCCCAGTCCTCGGTGTCGACGTCCCACAGCGCGAGCCGCGCGCCGAGGTCCGTCAGCGAGCGGAGCACCGCGGGGGTCCGTGATCCGTAGGGCGGGCGGAAGAACGCGGGCACGGCGCCGAAAGCGTCCGCGATCACGTCGCCGGTCCGGTTGAGCTGGTCGGCCAGCTCCGTCGCCGAGAGATCCGGAAGATAGGGATGGGACCACGTGTGATTGCCGACGCCATGGCCCTGTTCCGCCATCCGCCGCAGATCTTCGCCGCGCGCGCCCGCGTTCAGCCCGACACAGAAGAAGGTGGCGCGGACCCCGTAGGACTCGAGAATGTCGAGGATCCGCCCGGTGTACGGAGGATGCGGGCCGTCGTCGAACGTGAGCGCGATCTGCCCGCGGGTCCGGTCGCCGTGCTCCAGTGAGCGCCCGGCCGCGGTCATCGCGGCCAGCGCTTCGTCGCTGGAGGCCATCGCCGCGTGATGTTCGTCCAGCCGCCCGGTGAGCGAACCCGACTCGATCTTCAAGCGCACCAACGAGCCGGGATCTCGCCACGCCGCGCGCGCCAGCTCGACGGCGGGCACCGAGCCGAAACCCGGCCTCGGCGGCAGGATGGCCGGGTCGGCGCGGTACATGTCCAGGCCGGCGGCCATGAAACCGCCGTCGAGCATGCCGTTGGTGCTGTCGACGACCGCGGTCACCGAGCGGCCGAGGCCGTTCAGATAGGACGCGATCTCCTTGCTCCGGTCCGCGGCGAACCGCACGGCCGGCCGGTCACCGTGCCCGTTCCCGTCGAGGACCGCGATCTCGAAACCCGAGGCGGTCCAGCCGATTCCGGCGTACAGCATCGATTTACCCCCATGGTGCGTGTCACTCAATCCAGTCCGGCTGTGGTGAGGTGCCTGGCGGTCGCCCGCCGGACGACG is from Amycolatopsis lurida and encodes:
- a CDS encoding polysaccharide deacetylase family protein — translated: MLYAGIGWTASGFEIAVLDGNGHGDRPAVRFAADRSKEIASYLNGLGRSVTAVVDSTNGMLDGGFMAAGLDMYRADPAILPPRPGFGSVPAVELARAAWRDPGSLVRLKIESGSLTGRLDEHHAAMASSDEALAAMTAAGRSLEHGDRTRGQIALTFDDGPHPPYTGRILDILESYGVRATFFCVGLNAGARGEDLRRMAEQGHGVGNHTWSHPYLPDLSATELADQLNRTGDVIADAFGAVPAFFRPPYGSRTPAVLRSLTDLGARLALWDVDTEDWAMPGPEVIARTVLRQTIPGSIVLMHDGGGDRSQTVTALPSVIEGLLARGLEFVRVEDLVTPNFATGER